DNA sequence from the Halorussus limi genome:
ACGACCGGCGACGCGAGCGACCGCCTCGCGGCAGAATCGGTCTCGCTGTCGAACGGCACGGTGACGGTCGCGTTCGACATCGCCGAACTCCGCGAACTGTCGAGCGGCGACGCCGTCCAGATTTACGGCGGGTACAACACCTCGGCCTACCAGCGCGTCTACTTCAACAACTCCGTGCTGAACGCCGAGGTGTCGGCCGACGAGTTCGGCGCGGAGACGACCACGGCGACCACCACGGAGCCTGCTACCACGGTCGACACCACCACGGCGACGACCCGGGAGGCTCCGGTCGAGGACGGGACCGAGACGACGACCGGCGAGACCCACACCGACATTCCCGGCTTCACCCCGGTGACCGGCGTCGTCGCGCTGCTCGCGGCCGTGTTCGTGGTGCTGCGTCGAGTCTGACCGACGCCCGTTTTCTTTTTCTCGCGCTACGTCGATGGTCGTCTCGGACGGTTCCCCGGCGTCGCCTCGTGCCGGAAATCGAGACCCCCGCGTCGGATTTATATCCGCCGACACCCTACTCCGGAGCGTGAACGCCCGCACGAGTGCCCTCGACACGCTCGTCTTCGGCGTGGACGTCCAGAGCGGGGACGTCCGCGGCGACGCACCCTCCTACGCGCTCGTCGCGTTCGATGGCGAGAACATCGACCGCGACGTGGTATCTCACCGAAAGCTACGGCGACTCGTCGAGCGCGAAGAACCCACCCTCGTCGCGACCGACAACATGTACGAGTTGGCGTCCGACAAGGACGCGCTCGTCCACTTCCTGCGCGACCTCCCGGACGGGACTCGTCTCGTCCAGGTCACGGGTGCCGAGCGCCCCGAACCACTCTCGCGGGTCGCCTCGCGCCACGGGGTCCCCTACGGCAAGAAGCCGATGAAGGAGGCCGAGGCCGCCGCGCGACTCGCGGCCGGGAACGTCGGCTACGAGGTCGCTGCCTTCACCAACACCACCGAGATAAAGGTCTCGCGGGGGCGCTCGACCGGCAAGGGCGGATGGAGCGAGGACCGATACACCCGCCGGATTCACGGCGCGGTCCGGAAGCGAAGTCGAGAAATCGAGAGCGAACTGGACTCGGCGGGCCTCGACTACGAGCGCGACGCGACCGAGAAGTACGGCGGGTTCTCGAACGCCGTCTTCGAGGTCGAGGGCCGCCCCGAGGACATCCCGGTGTCGAACGAGCGCTCGGGCGACGTGCGCGTCGAGGTCGAACGCCAGCGCCGAGACGGCATCGAGTTCGAACCGCTCGCCAAGCGCCGCGACCACGTGCTGGTCGGCATCGACCCCGGAACCACCACTGCGGTCGCGGTGGCGGACTTGGACGGGAACCTCCTCGACGTGCTCAGCACGCGGACCGCCGACACCGCCGAAGTCATCGAGTGGATAATCGAGCGGGGCCGGCCGGTCGTGGTCGCCGCCGACGTGGAACCGATGCCCGAGACCGTCGAGAAGATTCGCCGAAGCTTCGACGCCGCCGGGTGGATTCCCCAGTCGGACCTGCCGGTCGACGAGAAGCAACACCGGACCCGCGACGACGACTACGACAACGACCACGAACGCGACGCGATGGCGGCCGCGCTCTTCGCGTTCGACGACCACGAGGACCAGTTCCAGCGCATCGCCGAGAAGGTGCCCCCGCGGATGGACCGCGGGGAAGTCACCGCGCGCGTGGTGGCGGGCGAAGACTCGGTGGAGACGGCGCTGGCCGCGCTCTCGGACGACGAGGAGACCGAGGAGGAGGAGACCGAACACACGCCCCGGGAACTCACCGCCGAGGAGAAGCGAATCAAGCAGTTGGAGGCCCAAGTCGAGCGCCTCGAAGACCACGTCGAGGAC
Encoded proteins:
- a CDS encoding DUF460 domain-containing protein, whose translation is MNARTSALDTLVFGVDVQSGDVRGDAPSYALVAFDGENIDRDVVSHRKLRRLVEREEPTLVATDNMYELASDKDALVHFLRDLPDGTRLVQVTGAERPEPLSRVASRHGVPYGKKPMKEAEAAARLAAGNVGYEVAAFTNTTEIKVSRGRSTGKGGWSEDRYTRRIHGAVRKRSREIESELDSAGLDYERDATEKYGGFSNAVFEVEGRPEDIPVSNERSGDVRVEVERQRRDGIEFEPLAKRRDHVLVGIDPGTTTAVAVADLDGNLLDVLSTRTADTAEVIEWIIERGRPVVVAADVEPMPETVEKIRRSFDAAGWIPQSDLPVDEKQHRTRDDDYDNDHERDAMAAALFAFDDHEDQFQRIAEKVPPRMDRGEVTARVVAGEDSVETALAALSDDEETEEEETEHTPRELTAEEKRIKQLEAQVERLEDHVEDLNDTIESKEGRIGQLEGDLEAARSEERKDVRERREVSRLERENDRLERELDQKDERIEELEGKLARLKELWKLDHSNFSDVSEKKAGLTPVKPVEKFTKVAIESAHESFGLATDDIVYLRDASGAGRSTAERLAEVDPKVVLIGEGGLSDAADRVLFENEIPVGPADDVTIQEVDELAVTREREVEAVIEDWEEDAESRRKEQKAEQLDRLISEHRADRKYDAGSEASGQSP